Proteins encoded within one genomic window of Thiothrix litoralis:
- a CDS encoding DUF3368 domain-containing protein — MLVIADTSPLVAIAACDGLSWLDTLFADVRVPQAVFQEATVQGKPQADKLRLYLQDKVLAIDLHDFVITTEGLGNGELQAMALYKKQHADRLLIDDLRARKAALRNDIHIIGSVGILLLAKENQLISTIKPYLHIIQQTDAHLSPKLIDKALLIAGE, encoded by the coding sequence ATGCTGGTTATTGCCGATACCTCTCCACTGGTTGCCATAGCTGCGTGCGATGGATTGAGCTGGCTGGATACTTTGTTTGCAGATGTTCGCGTGCCTCAAGCGGTGTTTCAGGAAGCGACTGTTCAAGGTAAACCGCAAGCGGACAAACTACGGCTCTACTTGCAAGATAAAGTGCTGGCGATTGATTTGCATGATTTCGTTATTACCACCGAGGGATTGGGTAATGGTGAACTGCAAGCAATGGCTTTGTATAAAAAGCAACATGCCGATCGCCTGCTTATTGATGACTTACGGGCACGGAAAGCCGCTTTACGCAACGATATTCACATTATCGGCAGTGTCGGTATCTTGTTGTTAGCCAAAGAAAATCAACTAATTTCCACCATTAAGCCTTATCTGCACATCATTCAGCAAACCGATGCTCATCTCAGCCCCAAGCTGATCGACAAGGCGTTGTTGATTGCTGGAGAATGA
- a CDS encoding UPF0175 family protein, with translation MQITMDIPEYFGLDKTKPEIASTLKLYAALALFQAGKLSVGAATELAGVDRYTFMAECKKHDIPTINYTPEDLEAELADFRLAC, from the coding sequence ATGCAAATCACAATGGACATCCCCGAATACTTTGGGCTGGATAAGACCAAACCAGAAATTGCCAGCACCCTCAAGCTATACGCAGCCCTTGCCCTGTTCCAAGCCGGAAAACTGTCCGTAGGTGCTGCAACCGAACTGGCAGGCGTTGACCGCTACACCTTCATGGCAGAGTGCAAAAAACACGACATTCCGACCATCAACTACACGCCCGAAGACTTGGAAGCCGAGCTGGCTGATTTTCGGTTAGCCTGCTGA
- a CDS encoding alpha-isopropylmalate synthase regulatory domain-containing protein, with product MHPAHPQNSRNAVEQQFLKRIHILDHHLELVVGGQSGKGGIAYLLESAYGIVMPRRLQVEFSRVVKDHTDQQGCEVNANDIWNIFAATYLETATPVRYCEHHLFEHGKAQGIRLVIEQNGIQHELTGEGNGSIDAAVHALQGVGIRVQVRSYEERSIGASDEAGNAQACAFIELRPVNGSAEHYGVGIDGNIITASIKALVSGVNRNASAL from the coding sequence ATGCACCCCGCTCACCCCCAGAATTCGCGTAATGCGGTTGAGCAGCAATTCCTGAAACGCATCCATATCCTTGACCACCACCTTGAGCTGGTAGTCGGTGGCCAGTCGGGCAAAGGCGGGATTGCGTATTTGCTGGAAAGTGCTTACGGCATCGTCATGCCGCGCCGCTTGCAGGTCGAGTTTTCCCGCGTGGTGAAAGACCACACCGACCAGCAAGGTTGCGAGGTGAACGCCAACGACATCTGGAATATTTTCGCCGCAACGTATCTGGAAACTGCCACGCCCGTGCGTTACTGCGAACACCATTTGTTTGAGCACGGTAAGGCGCAAGGCATCCGCTTGGTGATCGAGCAAAACGGCATTCAGCACGAGCTGACTGGCGAAGGTAATGGTTCGATTGATGCGGCAGTCCATGCCTTACAGGGAGTAGGTATCCGCGTGCAAGTGCGCAGTTACGAGGAACGTTCCATCGGTGCTAGCGACGAGGCGGGCAATGCCCAAGCCTGTGCTTTCATCGAGTTGCGGCCAGTGAATGGCAGCGCCGAACACTATGGCGTGGGGATCGACGGCAATATTATTACCGCCTCCATCAAAGCCTTGGTGAGCGGGGTTAACCGTAACGCTTCAGCACTTTAG
- a CDS encoding DUF695 domain-containing protein, with protein MSENHSTPTEPEWTVVQQAAADDGLHLLRLLDVGANFPFRNYPERFSVLWEFAELDAEGLPSAAELTRMKDFENALCAVMQADHAALLVMVFTEPAHREFILLARNKSAFQNRLNSAEGLGEKLPISLDHETDAQGEFYLSYATKVLKRYG; from the coding sequence ATGTCAGAAAATCACAGCACCCCCACCGAACCCGAGTGGACAGTTGTCCAACAAGCTGCCGCTGATGACGGTTTACACCTGTTACGGCTGCTGGATGTGGGCGCGAATTTCCCCTTCCGTAATTACCCGGAACGCTTCAGCGTCTTGTGGGAGTTCGCCGAACTCGACGCAGAAGGCTTGCCCAGCGCGGCCGAGCTTACCCGCATGAAAGACTTTGAAAACGCCTTGTGCGCGGTGATGCAAGCCGACCATGCCGCGTTACTGGTGATGGTGTTCACCGAACCTGCTCACCGCGAATTTATCTTGTTGGCGCGGAATAAATCAGCCTTCCAGAACCGGCTGAATTCGGCGGAAGGCTTAGGGGAAAAACTCCCCATCAGCCTCGACCATGAAACCGACGCGCAAGGCGAGTTTTACTTGTCGTATGCGACTAAAGTGCTGAAGCGTTACGGTTAA
- a CDS encoding FMN-binding negative transcriptional regulator, translating to MHIPKYFAEHDQAEILHFIAAHAFGTLVTVDAGVPCASHIPFLLEQGETLTLSGHLAKANPQWQHLAANPQVLAMFQGAHAYVSPTWYEGTGVPTWNYTAVHVYGTVRVIHDTAWLKAQVEHLSHYYEGDTPNAWIPAYPDKMLEAIVGFEITIESLQAKYKLSQNRSAADQHNVMQALEASSSENERSVAALMAQRL from the coding sequence ATGCACATTCCCAAATACTTTGCCGAACACGACCAAGCCGAAATCTTGCACTTCATCGCTGCCCACGCCTTCGGCACGCTGGTCACGGTTGACGCAGGCGTTCCCTGTGCCAGCCACATCCCGTTTTTGCTGGAACAGGGCGAAACGCTGACGCTTTCCGGGCATCTTGCCAAAGCTAACCCACAATGGCAGCACTTGGCCGCAAATCCGCAGGTGTTAGCGATGTTCCAAGGCGCACATGCCTACGTTTCACCGACATGGTACGAAGGAACAGGCGTACCCACCTGGAATTACACCGCCGTACATGTTTACGGCACGGTTCGCGTCATTCACGATACCGCATGGTTAAAAGCGCAGGTGGAACACCTTAGCCATTACTACGAAGGCGATACCCCCAACGCATGGATTCCCGCTTACCCCGACAAAATGTTGGAAGCCATCGTTGGTTTTGAAATCACCATCGAATCCCTACAAGCCAAATACAAACTGAGCCAGAATCGCAGCGCGGCAGATCAGCACAATGTTATGCAAGCCCTCGAAGCCAGCAGCAGCGAAAACGAGCGCAGTGTGGCGGCATTGATGGCACAAAGACTTTGA
- a CDS encoding RNA-guided endonuclease TnpB family protein, with amino-acid sequence MTHKLSRKLINENQVVCAENLAVKNMIKNPTLAKHIADASWGEFTRQLAYKAGWYGRTYVEIGRFFPSTKRCSCCGFVKENMPLDVRSWECPECGTTHDRDVNAARNILAAGLAVLAFGENVSGDGISVSSSCSR; translated from the coding sequence TTGACACACAAGTTGTCCCGCAAACTGATTAACGAGAACCAAGTGGTTTGTGCTGAAAACCTCGCCGTGAAGAACATGATTAAGAACCCAACGTTAGCCAAGCACATTGCGGATGCAAGTTGGGGTGAGTTCACTCGCCAGCTTGCGTACAAAGCTGGCTGGTACGGGAGGACATACGTTGAGATAGGGAGATTCTTCCCGTCCACTAAACGCTGTTCCTGCTGTGGGTTCGTGAAAGAAAACATGCCGCTGGACGTGCGATCGTGGGAGTGCCCCGAATGCGGCACAACCCACGACCGTGACGTGAATGCAGCACGTAACATTTTAGCCGCCGGGCTGGCGGTGTTAGCCTTTGGAGAGAATGTTAGTGGCGATGGCATTTCGGTGTCGTCGTCCTGTTCTCGGTGA
- a CDS encoding IS481 family transposase: MKLHPEARTTPKLRSEIKASPLTQAELAKQYNVSRLTIRKWQNREEMTDKSHRPDTLHTTLTEVQEWLVVELRKTLLLSLDDLTHITKEYINAAASRSGIDRCLRRHGIANLAVMKRELYGEEPPPKKVFKDYEPGYIHIDIKYLPKMPDEKEHQYLYVAIDRASRMVCLAIYPDKAAASTADFLGKVEQRFPIKVQYVLTDNGKEFTDRFTRKGERDPTGKHKFDKACERIKAEHRLTKPRHPQTNGMVERFNGRISDLLQTTRFASSNELADAIKHYERLYNHCIPQKALGYKTPIQALKEWQKKKPDLFKKKVYDLSGLDTQVVPQTD, translated from the coding sequence ATGAAACTGCATCCCGAAGCACGGACAACCCCGAAATTACGGAGTGAAATCAAGGCATCGCCGCTCACACAAGCAGAACTGGCGAAACAATACAATGTCAGCCGCCTGACGATCCGCAAATGGCAGAACCGTGAGGAGATGACCGACAAATCGCACCGTCCCGATACGCTGCACACCACGCTGACTGAGGTACAGGAATGGTTGGTGGTGGAGCTACGTAAGACCCTGCTGCTGTCGCTGGATGACCTGACCCACATCACCAAAGAATATATCAATGCCGCCGCCAGCCGTTCGGGTATAGACCGCTGCCTGCGTCGTCATGGGATCGCCAACCTGGCGGTAATGAAGCGGGAACTGTATGGCGAGGAGCCGCCACCGAAAAAGGTGTTCAAGGACTACGAACCCGGCTATATCCATATTGACATCAAATACTTGCCGAAGATGCCCGACGAAAAGGAACACCAATACCTGTATGTCGCCATCGACCGTGCCAGTCGTATGGTGTGCCTTGCCATTTACCCCGACAAAGCGGCTGCCAGTACAGCGGATTTTTTGGGTAAAGTAGAGCAGCGCTTCCCCATCAAGGTGCAATACGTGCTGACCGACAATGGGAAGGAATTCACCGACCGCTTTACCCGTAAAGGGGAACGTGACCCCACAGGCAAGCATAAATTCGACAAAGCCTGTGAGCGCATCAAGGCTGAACACCGCCTCACCAAGCCACGCCACCCCCAAACCAACGGCATGGTAGAACGCTTCAACGGACGTATCAGCGACTTGTTGCAAACCACCCGTTTCGCCTCATCCAATGAATTGGCTGACGCGATCAAACATTATGAACGGCTCTACAACCACTGCATTCCCCAGAAAGCACTGGGATACAAAACCCCTATTCAAGCACTCAAGGAATGGCAGAAAAAGAAGCCAGATTTATTCAAAAAGAAAGTATATGATCTATCGGGACTTGACACACAAGTTGTCCCGCAAACTGATTAA
- a CDS encoding DNA/RNA non-specific endonuclease: MKPSPVTQALATLFILSTLTACASTGTSGINTPTTPATTAIGSGAASSDVACAAQYVDGTQPELTNTKLAAKTRPLCFSAYSVLHSGVTRTPLWASEHLTYAGLLMNIDRKDNFHAEKSLPEDERAELADYAGSGYDRGHLAPAADMPSVEAMSESFSLANMTPQNPTNNRGLWSSIESKTRDLAMQRGELYVVSGAIFAGASLQRINDRVLVPTSYFKAVYDANTGESGAYWVANDATKNYKMLSIAELTQTAGIDPFPSISQFSKNSLMALPQP, translated from the coding sequence TTGAAACCAAGCCCCGTGACCCAAGCACTTGCCACGCTGTTTATCCTGTCCACCTTGACGGCGTGTGCGTCGACCGGCACCAGTGGCATCAATACGCCGACTACGCCTGCCACAACAGCCATTGGTTCGGGTGCAGCTTCTTCTGATGTCGCTTGTGCGGCGCAATACGTTGACGGTACGCAGCCTGAACTTACCAATACCAAACTGGCCGCGAAAACCCGACCATTATGTTTCTCGGCTTATTCTGTATTGCATTCAGGGGTGACGCGCACGCCATTGTGGGCCAGTGAACACCTGACCTACGCCGGGTTATTGATGAATATTGACCGCAAAGACAATTTCCACGCTGAAAAGTCCTTGCCCGAAGACGAGCGTGCCGAACTGGCGGATTACGCAGGCTCTGGCTATGACCGTGGACACCTTGCCCCAGCAGCCGATATGCCTTCGGTCGAAGCCATGAGCGAAAGCTTTTCCCTCGCAAACATGACACCGCAAAACCCCACCAACAACCGTGGTTTGTGGTCGAGCATTGAGTCAAAAACCCGCGATCTGGCGATGCAACGCGGTGAATTGTATGTGGTTTCCGGTGCTATTTTCGCGGGTGCATCACTCCAGCGCATCAATGACCGGGTATTGGTTCCCACCAGCTATTTCAAAGCGGTTTACGACGCGAATACGGGCGAAAGTGGGGCGTATTGGGTCGCCAATGATGCTACCAAAAACTATAAGATGCTGAGTATCGCTGAATTGACGCAAACGGCAGGGATAGACCCTTTCCCCAGCATTAGTCAATTCAGCAAAAATAGCCTGATGGCCTTGCCGCAACCCTGA
- a CDS encoding protein kinase family protein, with protein sequence MSDLSTHFPDYLAGYRETPCQFWSGNIAPHPLKNSATTTPPTQPRQWQDRPYFCDNLARLCEENLGGRVSDITFPGGADRSACLVRWEDGRTAIASFRGETGRARLEERVLHHLNQYAAPVPNVLFFNGIVMLQETLAGERLSTLLAGAEAAPRYTLLASALSSLHQIHLAAAQAGIDQAVPVIGGEEDWIARHIRQLRKIGDAFDIPVPALDKASLQDILLPLKPRLVKWDARPGNAMVDPTGKVSWFDWEHCGARNRLDDLVWLLCDESVPFCSTTEQALLTEFVPLFADGAPPEVAHRYAAVAGVLHCTARLGLILHKQQGEEGWWDRQEILDYDYIGVTLPQAQQLCARAADWASREPLVASLVPWFADVAGHIETL encoded by the coding sequence ATGAGTGATCTTTCTACCCACTTTCCCGATTACCTTGCAGGTTACCGTGAGACGCCCTGTCAATTCTGGTCAGGCAATATTGCGCCACACCCTCTCAAAAATAGCGCCACCACGACACCACCAACGCAGCCCCGACAATGGCAGGATCGCCCGTATTTTTGCGATAACCTTGCCCGCTTGTGTGAAGAAAATCTGGGTGGGCGTGTCAGTGACATCACCTTTCCGGGTGGTGCAGACCGTAGCGCCTGTTTGGTGCGTTGGGAAGACGGCAGAACCGCCATTGCGAGTTTTCGGGGCGAAACCGGGCGGGCGCGGCTGGAAGAGCGTGTTTTGCATCATTTGAATCAATACGCAGCCCCTGTTCCCAACGTGCTGTTTTTTAATGGCATTGTAATGCTTCAGGAAACCTTAGCGGGGGAACGTTTATCTACTTTGCTGGCTGGAGCAGAGGCTGCCCCCCGCTACACCTTGCTAGCCAGTGCTTTGTCCAGTTTGCATCAGATTCACCTTGCCGCTGCACAGGCGGGGATTGATCAAGCCGTTCCCGTTATCGGCGGCGAAGAAGACTGGATTGCCCGCCATATCCGCCAATTGCGCAAAATCGGCGATGCCTTTGACATCCCCGTACCAGCGCTGGATAAAGCGTCTCTTCAAGACATTTTGCTTCCCCTCAAGCCACGCTTGGTGAAATGGGATGCCCGCCCCGGTAATGCGATGGTGGATCCAACAGGCAAGGTGTCATGGTTTGATTGGGAACATTGCGGGGCGCGTAATCGGTTGGACGATCTGGTGTGGCTATTGTGCGATGAAAGTGTGCCGTTTTGCAGCACTACCGAACAAGCCTTATTGACGGAGTTTGTGCCGTTATTTGCCGACGGCGCACCGCCCGAAGTGGCGCATCGCTACGCGGCGGTGGCGGGTGTGCTGCATTGCACTGCCCGCTTGGGGCTGATTTTGCATAAGCAGCAGGGCGAAGAAGGCTGGTGGGATAGGCAGGAAATCCTCGATTACGATTACATCGGCGTTACCTTGCCACAAGCACAGCAGCTTTGTGCGCGTGCCGCTGACTGGGCGAGCCGCGAACCGCTGGTTGCCAGCCTTGTGCCGTGGTTTGCGGATGTGGCGGGGCATATTGAAACGCTGTAG
- a CDS encoding RNA-guided endonuclease InsQ/TnpB family protein, giving the protein MNTPLTTLKTLSVRVRDKHAAILSRMAFEANQVWNAANAETADGCYIPVPEVGWIRTNISAFDLQKQLKGIKQALGFIIHSTTVQEVIAVHAKSRKQFKKDKLRWRVSGGARRSLGWIPFKSGAAQWKNGQVRFAGYHFKVWDSHGLSQYAFRAGSFSEDARGRWYFNVVVEVAVEKASGTAHIGIDLGLKETATCSNGDKLERSDFYRKLEAKLGIAQRANQKKRVKAIHAKIKNRRKDALHKFTTQLVRENELIVVGDVSSSALTKTKMAKSVLDAGWFMLKTQLKYKAMARSVVFLEVNEAYSTQACSDCGSISINSPKGRTGLGIREWLCPDCRTLHDRDVNAARNHLAAGYSRLAGGIPVL; this is encoded by the coding sequence ATGAATACCCCACTAACTACCCTCAAAACGCTATCGGTCAGAGTCCGCGACAAACACGCGGCGATCCTGTCACGCATGGCGTTTGAGGCGAATCAAGTGTGGAATGCTGCCAACGCTGAAACCGCCGATGGATGTTATATCCCCGTGCCGGAAGTGGGCTGGATACGCACTAACATCAGCGCCTTCGACCTGCAAAAGCAGCTCAAGGGCATCAAACAAGCACTCGGTTTCATCATCCACTCCACCACCGTTCAGGAAGTGATCGCCGTTCATGCCAAGTCCCGCAAGCAGTTCAAAAAAGACAAATTGCGCTGGCGAGTCAGTGGTGGTGCGAGACGCTCGTTAGGCTGGATCCCCTTCAAATCCGGTGCTGCCCAATGGAAAAATGGGCAAGTCCGTTTTGCTGGCTACCATTTCAAGGTGTGGGATAGCCACGGCTTGTCACAATATGCCTTTCGTGCGGGTTCATTCTCGGAGGATGCGCGGGGACGCTGGTATTTCAATGTGGTAGTCGAAGTCGCTGTAGAGAAAGCCAGCGGCACAGCCCATATTGGCATTGATTTAGGCTTGAAGGAAACCGCCACATGCAGCAATGGCGACAAGCTAGAACGCAGTGATTTCTACCGCAAACTCGAAGCCAAGTTAGGCATAGCTCAACGCGCCAACCAGAAAAAGCGTGTGAAAGCGATTCATGCCAAGATCAAAAATCGGCGTAAAGATGCGCTACACAAGTTCACCACCCAACTGGTGCGTGAGAATGAATTAATCGTTGTCGGCGATGTAAGCAGTTCCGCCCTGACCAAAACCAAGATGGCAAAAAGTGTCCTGGATGCAGGCTGGTTCATGCTGAAAACCCAACTGAAATACAAAGCGATGGCGCGGTCAGTGGTGTTTCTCGAAGTCAACGAAGCGTACAGTACCCAAGCCTGTTCGGATTGTGGAAGTATTTCCATCAATAGTCCGAAAGGTAGAACAGGACTTGGAATAAGGGAATGGTTATGTCCTGACTGTAGGACGCTGCATGATAGAGATGTCAATGCGGCTAGAAACCATCTCGCGGCTGGATATAGCCGTCTCGCAGGAGGAATCCCTGTCCTTTAG
- a CDS encoding site-specific DNA-methyltransferase, whose protein sequence is MLVALENSAGIPVQDIWLDMKDAHNQNIHITGYPTEKNPDMLERIIEASSNPGDLVLDCYAGSGTTLASAASLGRRWIGVDRSDEAIKTMLRRFEVGTERMGDFVNTPSNTHTLPLFTTSNTDFTLFVEKK, encoded by the coding sequence ATGCTTGTCGCCCTTGAAAACAGCGCGGGCATTCCCGTACAAGACATCTGGCTAGACATGAAAGATGCCCATAACCAGAATATCCATATCACGGGTTATCCAACAGAAAAGAACCCTGATATGCTGGAACGTATTATTGAAGCATCCTCCAACCCCGGTGATCTCGTGCTGGATTGTTATGCTGGCTCTGGTACTACTTTGGCAAGCGCAGCAAGCCTTGGGCGACGCTGGATCGGGGTTGACCGTAGCGATGAGGCCATCAAAACCATGTTGCGCCGTTTTGAAGTGGGTACGGAACGTATGGGAGATTTTGTGAATACACCATCAAACACCCATACATTGCCGTTGTTTACAACCAGTAATACTGACTTTACGCTTTTTGTGGAAAAGAAATAA